In Coleofasciculus chthonoplastes PCC 7420, the following proteins share a genomic window:
- the psb27 gene encoding photosystem II protein Psb27, translated as MKRYLSRLVALVLVVAIALTGCSSSSTGLVGNYRQDTLTALDSLRAAIELPDDAPDKAEAQSKARQSINEYISRYRRDGSVANLSSFSTMRTALNSLAGYYSSYPNRPLPQKLKERLEQEFRQVERAIRRGA; from the coding sequence ATGAAGCGCTACTTATCTCGTCTTGTTGCCCTTGTCCTCGTGGTTGCGATCGCGCTAACGGGGTGTTCGTCCAGCAGTACTGGCTTGGTTGGCAATTATCGCCAAGACACCCTGACCGCCTTGGACTCCTTGAGAGCGGCTATTGAACTACCAGACGATGCGCCTGATAAGGCAGAGGCTCAGTCAAAAGCGCGTCAAAGCATTAATGAGTATATTTCTCGCTATCGTCGAGATGGCTCTGTCGCTAACCTGAGTTCATTCTCCACGATGAGAACAGCTCTCAATTCTTTGGCTGGGTACTACAGCTCCTATCCCAATCGTCCTTTACCCCAAAAGCTCAAAGAGCGTCTAGAGCAAGAATTCCGGCAGGTGGAGCGAGCGATAAGACGCGGCGCTTGA
- a CDS encoding RNA-guided endonuclease InsQ/TnpB family protein, giving the protein MKQVLTIVVKLQPSPEQVAFLEATLQAFADACNYVNENTDPKLTNKIAIQSLVYQTIKKKFNLVANMAVRACARVAANRKVAKLKGKPVKRFAPSSMDCDKDLFRFREQDWTVSLATVHGRERIELKSGNYQRGKLKGRNPTSAQLCKHRDGQFYLHIQIKDEAPDSSVKDLVIGIDLGRRDIAVTSEGKKWDGLHIQSVRDKFYQVRASLQKKASKGTRTTRRRCREVLKRLSGRERRYQQWLNHNISKSVVRRAVEYSASIAIEDLTGIRERTNEQPRSKTERRRSNSWAFYQLRMFIEYKALGAGVQVIPISPRYTSQMCHNCLHIHPVKGKSYRSGKTFRCGHCGWHGDADFNGANNIALVGLSINQPGGTGLSCKLSRTIKYVQRSTERSRRSLSLFDD; this is encoded by the coding sequence ATGAAACAAGTTCTCACAATAGTTGTAAAGCTCCAGCCCTCTCCTGAACAAGTTGCCTTCTTAGAGGCAACTCTTCAGGCGTTTGCGGACGCTTGTAACTACGTGAACGAAAACACAGACCCTAAGCTGACCAACAAAATTGCTATCCAGTCCTTAGTCTACCAAACCATCAAGAAAAAATTCAATCTGGTGGCAAACATGGCAGTTAGGGCTTGTGCGCGTGTAGCTGCCAACCGCAAGGTAGCCAAGCTAAAAGGCAAACCTGTTAAAAGATTTGCCCCAAGCAGCATGGACTGTGACAAAGACTTGTTTCGCTTCCGAGAACAAGACTGGACGGTAAGCCTTGCTACCGTTCACGGCAGAGAGCGAATTGAGCTGAAGTCCGGGAATTACCAAAGGGGAAAACTCAAAGGGAGAAACCCTACTTCTGCTCAACTGTGTAAGCATCGCGATGGTCAGTTCTACCTGCACATCCAAATTAAAGACGAAGCTCCCGACTCATCCGTGAAAGACTTGGTGATAGGTATCGACTTGGGACGCCGAGACATTGCAGTTACATCAGAGGGCAAAAAGTGGGACGGTTTGCACATTCAGTCAGTACGAGATAAGTTTTATCAAGTTAGGGCGTCTCTCCAGAAAAAAGCCTCGAAAGGCACGAGGACGACTCGGCGCAGATGTCGAGAAGTCTTGAAACGGCTGTCGGGACGAGAGAGACGCTACCAGCAATGGCTCAATCACAACATCTCCAAATCGGTGGTTAGACGAGCAGTTGAGTATAGTGCCTCTATTGCTATAGAAGACCTTACGGGAATTAGGGAAAGAACCAACGAGCAACCCAGAAGCAAGACGGAACGTAGACGCTCGAATTCATGGGCATTCTACCAACTGCGAATGTTCATTGAGTACAAAGCGCTTGGGGCAGGTGTTCAGGTTATCCCTATCTCCCCTCGCTACACCTCCCAAATGTGTCACAACTGCTTACACATTCACCCGGTAAAAGGAAAGTCTTACCGTAGTGGCAAGACTTTCAGGTGTGGGCATTGTGGTTGGCATGGAGATGCCGACTTTAATGGAGCCAATAATATTGCACTTGTGGGGCTGTCTATAAACCAGCCTGGAGGCACGGGGTTATCGTGCAAGCTAAGCCGAACTATTAAGTATGTTCAGCGTTCGACTGAGCGCTCACGCCGAAGTCTTAGCTTGTTCGATGACTGA
- a CDS encoding ABC transporter ATP-binding protein codes for MEQAAILHLEDITKHYDQHTTPAVDRVTLTLRQGDLLGLLGPSGCGKTTLLRIVAGFERPQSGLVVLAGHPVAGSGYWTPPEQRNTGMVFQDYALFPHLNVAENVAFGLKNRRSGMNRTSIKKNTADAIALVGLSGLEKRYPHELSGGQQQRVALARALAPRPSLILLDEPLSNLDVQVRLRLRQEVRSILKEIGTSAIFVTHDREEALSISDQVGVMRAGCLEQLGTPEEIYTNPASRFVAEFVTQANFLPARRRGQLWETEVGSFEISNRECPNNIQFPNDAIPDSGELMLREENVILKPDNDAPLLIRDRHFLGREYRYCLQTPSGKELHARTALNTPLPVGIRVQLSVADPSIPIFPTITTSTPITPAYSATGWAMGNGQ; via the coding sequence ATGGAACAAGCAGCGATTCTACATTTAGAGGACATTACCAAGCACTATGATCAACATACGACTCCAGCCGTTGATCGGGTGACGTTAACATTGCGTCAAGGTGATTTACTGGGGTTATTGGGTCCCTCTGGCTGTGGCAAAACAACTCTACTGCGGATTGTGGCGGGGTTTGAGCGTCCTCAGTCGGGACTGGTTGTTTTGGCTGGACACCCGGTTGCGGGTTCCGGGTATTGGACACCTCCAGAACAACGGAACACGGGTATGGTGTTTCAAGATTATGCCTTATTCCCTCATCTGAATGTGGCAGAGAATGTGGCTTTTGGTTTGAAAAACCGCCGCAGCGGGATGAATCGGACATCCATTAAGAAAAATACGGCTGACGCGATCGCACTGGTAGGATTATCCGGATTAGAGAAACGCTATCCTCATGAACTATCCGGAGGACAACAGCAGCGAGTCGCCCTCGCCCGGGCGTTAGCACCACGTCCCAGTTTAATCCTGTTAGATGAACCCCTAAGTAATCTGGATGTGCAAGTGCGTCTGCGGTTGCGCCAAGAAGTGCGATCCATCCTTAAAGAAATCGGCACATCGGCAATTTTTGTCACCCACGACAGAGAAGAAGCCCTATCCATCTCCGATCAAGTGGGAGTGATGCGGGCGGGATGTTTAGAACAGTTGGGAACCCCGGAAGAAATTTATACTAACCCAGCCTCTCGTTTTGTCGCTGAATTCGTCACCCAAGCCAATTTCTTACCCGCCCGTCGTCGGGGACAGCTATGGGAAACTGAGGTGGGTTCGTTTGAAATCAGCAATAGAGAATGTCCCAACAACATCCAATTCCCAAATGACGCCATTCCTGATTCTGGAGAACTAATGCTGCGGGAAGAAAACGTAATTCTCAAGCCCGATAATGATGCACCCCTCTTAATTCGCGATCGCCATTTTTTAGGTCGGGAGTATCGGTATTGTCTTCAAACCCCGTCGGGTAAAGAACTCCATGCTCGCACCGCCCTGAATACACCCTTACCTGTGGGAATCAGAGTTCAATTATCTGTGGCTGATCCATCGATCCCAATTTTTCCCACAATTACTACAAGTACACCCATAACTCCAGCCTATAGCGCTACGGGCTGGGCAATGGGCAATGGGCAATAG
- a CDS encoding Asr1405/Asl0597 family protein — translation MNPWSSQPKTGQVIDINQADRWQVYRRLQELSIASHCGMNQPLTAEIHDPVTAIQLWSVVRQLTVPRRDLASWLEDCWRLPSRSRKRGK, via the coding sequence ATGAATCCCTGGAGTTCCCAACCCAAAACTGGTCAAGTGATTGACATTAATCAAGCCGATCGGTGGCAAGTGTACCGCCGTTTACAGGAACTATCGATCGCGAGTCACTGCGGGATGAACCAGCCACTCACGGCTGAGATTCATGATCCGGTGACAGCGATTCAACTGTGGAGTGTGGTCAGACAGTTAACCGTACCACGCCGAGATCTAGCATCTTGGCTGGAAGACTGCTGGCGGCTTCCTAGCCGCAGTAGGAAGAGGGGGAAATGA
- a CDS encoding hybrid sensor histidine kinase/response regulator: MSISPPIKILLVEDNPADADLLQEILEDAEEMPWSLVHVEQLKQALSTVQTHDFDVVLLDLSLPDKQGLGTVAKTHETVPDLPIVVLTGLNDKVTALEALRQGAQDYLVKGKIDHELLTRSIRHAIERSQTLKRLRQSEEKLQQLNEELECRVAKQTEELRQKNHDLQQEIAQRQHLEAELRQSLTKEKELSELKSNIISVVSHEYRTPLATILSSSELLQHYGHKWQEDKKQRHFQRIQNTIHHMTQLISDVLLINKAEAGKLEFKPVPLDLEAFCQELVEELQLTVKTPHQIGFRRQGRSRWVGLDEKLLRQFLTNLLSNAIKYSPEGGTVQFDLIFDADQVRFTIKDQGIGIPEKEQAQLFDAFYRSSNVGTISGTGLGLAIVKKCVERHQGEIAVDSEVGKGTTFIVTIPVGSELSPESLNIVGCV, encoded by the coding sequence ATGTCGATATCCCCACCCATAAAAATATTGCTAGTCGAAGATAACCCGGCTGATGCAGATCTGTTACAGGAAATTCTGGAAGATGCCGAAGAAATGCCTTGGTCTTTGGTACATGTAGAGCAACTTAAACAGGCGTTATCAACCGTACAGACTCATGACTTTGATGTCGTGTTATTAGACTTGTCTCTCCCCGACAAACAAGGATTAGGAACTGTGGCAAAAACCCATGAAACTGTACCCGATTTACCGATTGTGGTTCTCACGGGGTTAAATGATAAAGTAACTGCCTTAGAAGCCTTACGCCAAGGGGCGCAAGATTATCTGGTCAAAGGTAAAATTGATCATGAATTATTGACTCGTTCGATTCGCCATGCCATTGAGCGATCGCAAACCTTAAAACGGCTGCGCCAGAGTGAGGAGAAACTCCAACAGCTTAATGAGGAACTCGAATGTCGCGTGGCTAAACAAACGGAAGAATTGCGACAAAAAAATCATGATTTACAACAAGAAATTGCCCAGCGCCAGCACTTAGAAGCTGAACTGCGCCAGAGTTTAACTAAAGAAAAAGAACTCAGTGAACTCAAATCCAATATTATCTCCGTCGTCTCCCATGAATATCGCACCCCCTTAGCCACGATTCTCTCATCCAGTGAATTACTGCAACATTACGGTCATAAATGGCAGGAGGATAAAAAGCAGCGGCATTTCCAACGGATTCAAAATACAATCCACCACATGACCCAGTTAATTAGTGATGTGTTATTAATTAATAAAGCGGAAGCGGGTAAACTGGAATTTAAACCTGTTCCGCTGGATTTAGAGGCATTTTGCCAAGAATTAGTGGAAGAATTACAACTGACGGTGAAAACGCCCCATCAAATTGGGTTTCGCCGTCAAGGTAGATCACGATGGGTTGGTCTTGATGAAAAACTATTACGACAATTTTTAACCAATTTACTGTCAAATGCGATTAAGTATTCTCCAGAAGGAGGAACGGTTCAATTTGACCTTATCTTTGATGCTGATCAGGTCAGGTTCACGATTAAAGACCAAGGAATTGGGATTCCCGAAAAAGAGCAAGCTCAATTATTTGATGCCTTTTATCGCAGCAGTAATGTGGGGACAATATCGGGAACGGGATTAGGATTAGCGATTGTCAAAAAATGCGTAGAACGCCATCAGGGTGAAATTGCGGTAGACAGTGAAGTAGGCAAAGGAACAACATTTATTGTGACGATTCCTGTAGGTTCTGAACTGTCACCAGAATCCTTAAACATTGTCGGGTGTGTTTAG
- a CDS encoding response regulator, with amino-acid sequence MTFIKTIRPIEILLVEDSPSDADLTVDAFSEARVLNNLHWVEDGVEALTFLRRQGQYSDVPRPDLILLDLNMPKKDGREVLAEIKADSQLKRIPVIILTTSAAERDILKTYELNGNCYVTKPIDVEQFMSVVKIIEAFWLAVVQLPSE; translated from the coding sequence ATGACTTTTATTAAGACAATTCGACCGATAGAAATTCTCCTGGTTGAAGACTCTCCCAGCGATGCTGATCTCACCGTTGATGCTTTTAGTGAAGCCAGAGTTCTCAACAATTTACACTGGGTTGAAGATGGCGTGGAAGCCCTAACGTTTTTACGACGCCAAGGTCAATATAGCGATGTTCCCCGCCCCGATTTAATCTTGCTTGATCTGAATATGCCCAAAAAAGATGGGCGTGAGGTTTTAGCGGAAATCAAAGCCGATTCCCAACTGAAGCGGATTCCGGTAATTATTCTGACTACATCAGCCGCCGAACGAGATATCCTGAAAACCTATGAATTGAATGGCAACTGTTATGTCACCAAACCCATTGATGTCGAACAATTTATGTCAGTTGTCAAGATAATTGAAGCCTTTTGGTTAGCTGTGGTTCAACTACCTTCGGAGTAA
- a CDS encoding PAS domain S-box protein has protein sequence MGNPVQHTIIQADPKWQAFFHYSADLFCIIEPDGRIGQLNPAWCKVLGWTPEKVRSRHWIELVHPEDVTATLTALATKAVPVSFRNRYRHDQGNYHWLEWTLNYDEAGYGYAVAREITDSLPRDCELDRFFNMSVNLMAIAGSDGYFKRVNPAFERVLGYPLTELLTQPFLEFVHPDDRVATLTEIEKLATGTTSIQFENRYRCQDGSYRWLAWNSASFPAKGLIYAVGCDITKQKQTQAILQETQERYELVAEGSNDGLWDWNLLTDQVYYSPRWSQTLGYHVDEISDRFTEWLNRIHPGDRERVLATFQDYIDGLTPSLELEHRLLDKEGNYRWILSRGASLRDANGKPYRIVGSNRDISDRKRTLSTLRLTQERLRYLLSQSPAVLYSRQVSGNYGVTFMSDNTATVVGYSAQDFITNPPFWVNHIHPEDVPRVCANLPKVFDTGHHVYEYRFLHQDGTYRWMHDELKLIYDEAGNPLEMVGFWTDITENKHAELILKQQTKALQDAHQRLGFHVENSPLAVVEWDNQFRVQRWSKQAEEIFGWTTSEVFGKRSGDWQFIYPDDIEIVRQEMSQLLDGSTSSVVYQNRNLTKDGRVVICQWYESVLLDESGKMVSILSLVQDITEAKQTETALRHNAEMLRLLLEYTPAAIAMFDKQMNYQLVSRRWLEDYNLENQDIIGKNHYELFPEIPDTWKQIHQRCLQGASEQCDEDLFIRADGEKQWISWEIRPWIGNSGDISGIIMNTEVVTERKQAKEKLKELNQELWQSNRDLEQFAYVASHDLQEPLRAVNSYAQLLSRKYQNQLDAKADKYLHYIMDGATRMQQLINDLLEFSRVGTRGKPLQPTDSETIIRQAMENLNVAIAESQAIVTYDALPTVIADQTQLTQLFQNLIGNAIKFRRETPPNVHISAQNQGNEWTFVVQDNGIGMESEYLDRIFTIFQRLHSRRDYPGTGIGLAICKKIVERHGGRIWVNSELGIGTTFYFTIPV, from the coding sequence ATGGGCAATCCCGTGCAGCATACAATAATTCAAGCTGACCCTAAATGGCAAGCTTTTTTCCATTACTCAGCCGATCTCTTCTGTATTATCGAACCTGACGGCAGGATTGGACAACTCAACCCCGCTTGGTGCAAGGTTTTGGGGTGGACGCCGGAAAAAGTGCGATCGCGCCATTGGATTGAACTTGTCCATCCAGAGGATGTTACCGCCACGCTGACGGCGTTAGCCACGAAAGCGGTTCCTGTTTCCTTTCGTAACCGTTATCGCCACGACCAAGGGAACTACCACTGGCTAGAGTGGACATTGAACTACGATGAGGCGGGATATGGGTATGCTGTCGCCAGAGAAATTACCGATTCACTCCCCAGAGACTGTGAATTGGATCGCTTTTTCAATATGTCCGTTAATCTCATGGCGATTGCGGGAAGCGATGGGTATTTCAAACGAGTGAATCCCGCTTTTGAAAGGGTTCTCGGCTATCCCCTAACGGAACTTTTAACTCAACCCTTTCTAGAATTTGTCCATCCCGATGATCGCGTCGCTACCTTAACTGAAATAGAAAAACTGGCGACGGGTACGACATCCATTCAATTTGAGAATCGCTATCGCTGTCAAGATGGTTCCTATCGCTGGTTAGCTTGGAATAGCGCCTCATTTCCGGCTAAAGGGTTAATTTATGCGGTGGGATGCGATATTACCAAACAGAAGCAGACTCAAGCCATTCTTCAAGAGACTCAAGAACGGTATGAACTGGTAGCAGAAGGATCAAATGATGGACTTTGGGATTGGAATCTGCTAACCGATCAGGTTTACTATTCTCCCCGTTGGAGTCAAACTTTAGGGTATCACGTCGATGAAATTTCCGATCGCTTTACTGAGTGGTTGAATCGGATTCATCCAGGCGATCGGGAACGGGTATTGGCGACATTTCAAGACTATATTGACGGATTAACCCCCAGCTTAGAACTCGAACACCGCCTGCTGGATAAAGAGGGGAATTATCGCTGGATTTTGTCCCGTGGCGCGAGTTTACGCGATGCTAACGGTAAGCCTTATCGGATTGTTGGGTCAAATCGGGATATTAGCGATCGCAAACGTACCCTGTCTACATTGCGGCTGACTCAAGAACGCCTGCGTTATCTTCTTTCTCAGAGTCCGGCGGTACTCTATAGTCGCCAGGTTTCCGGAAACTATGGCGTCACGTTTATGAGTGATAATACAGCAACTGTCGTCGGATACTCTGCCCAAGACTTTATCACAAACCCGCCGTTTTGGGTCAACCATATTCACCCCGAAGATGTTCCCCGCGTTTGTGCCAATTTGCCCAAAGTTTTTGACACAGGACATCATGTTTATGAATACCGCTTCTTACACCAGGATGGCACTTACCGCTGGATGCATGATGAACTGAAACTGATTTATGATGAAGCCGGGAACCCCTTAGAAATGGTCGGCTTTTGGACGGATATTACTGAAAATAAACACGCCGAACTTATCCTCAAGCAACAAACCAAAGCCTTACAAGACGCCCATCAACGCTTGGGATTTCATGTGGAGAATTCTCCCTTAGCTGTCGTGGAATGGGATAACCAGTTTCGGGTGCAGCGTTGGTCAAAACAAGCGGAAGAAATCTTTGGTTGGACGACGTCGGAGGTATTCGGAAAGCGTTCAGGTGATTGGCAGTTTATTTATCCCGACGATATTGAAATTGTCCGCCAAGAAATGAGTCAGTTACTGGATGGGAGTACCTCCAGTGTTGTCTACCAAAATCGCAATCTGACCAAAGATGGCAGGGTAGTGATTTGTCAATGGTACGAATCAGTTCTCCTTGACGAATCCGGTAAAATGGTCTCAATTTTATCCCTAGTACAAGATATAACGGAAGCTAAACAAACTGAAACAGCCTTGCGCCATAATGCCGAAATGCTGCGGCTACTTCTAGAATATACCCCCGCCGCGATCGCGATGTTCGATAAGCAGATGAATTACCAGTTAGTCAGTCGCCGCTGGTTAGAGGATTACAACTTAGAAAATCAAGATATTATCGGCAAAAATCACTACGAACTCTTTCCCGAAATCCCCGATACTTGGAAACAAATTCATCAACGCTGTCTCCAAGGTGCCAGCGAACAGTGTGACGAAGACTTATTTATCCGCGCCGATGGGGAGAAGCAATGGATTTCCTGGGAAATTCGTCCTTGGATTGGCAATAGTGGCGACATTAGCGGCATTATTATGAACACCGAAGTCGTCACGGAACGCAAGCAAGCCAAAGAAAAACTCAAAGAACTAAATCAAGAATTATGGCAATCTAATCGCGACTTAGAACAGTTTGCTTATGTCGCCTCCCACGATTTACAAGAACCCTTACGCGCTGTCAATAGTTACGCCCAACTCCTCAGCCGTAAGTATCAAAACCAACTGGATGCTAAGGCGGATAAATACCTCCATTACATTATGGACGGGGCGACGAGGATGCAGCAATTAATTAATGATCTGCTGGAATTTTCACGGGTGGGAACACGAGGGAAACCCCTACAACCCACGGATAGTGAGACAATTATCCGACAAGCAATGGAGAATTTAAACGTCGCGATCGCAGAAAGTCAAGCAATAGTTACTTATGACGCCTTACCCACAGTCATCGCTGATCAAACTCAATTAACTCAACTCTTCCAAAACCTAATTGGTAACGCGATTAAATTTCGTCGTGAAACTCCACCAAACGTCCATATTTCCGCCCAAAACCAGGGAAATGAATGGACATTTGTAGTTCAGGATAATGGGATTGGTATGGAATCGGAATATTTAGATCGCATTTTTACAATATTCCAGCGCTTACATTCGCGCCGCGACTATCCTGGAACCGGAATTGGTTTGGCTATCTGTAAGAAAATTGTCGAACGTCATGGAGGACGAATTTGGGTCAATTCTGAATTAGGGATTGGCACAACCTTTTATTTCACGATTCCCGTTTAA
- a CDS encoding phosphatase PAP2 family protein, which produces MTTIEWIQALLGQRLEPLVFAITNLGSEYAYIAFLTLYYWLIDPWTGRQLGLFLGISYGCNTILKELFDIPRPFELNPDIASADAIATSENASFPSGHVQGSATFWIYLSLHHHRLWLWVWSLILLPLIAISRLYLGVHFPLDVVAGLIVGILFAGIGTVWSIPVKPRFIVRVTVVILTFFLATVWEHLARSLGIITGFFLTQPKFTPPSTWKRRLILGGIGLTLVLTLFIGSRWILGDWRNQGWVTYWRYSLLTLFATEIVPRLLHRQTG; this is translated from the coding sequence ATGACAACCATTGAATGGATTCAGGCACTACTAGGACAACGCTTAGAGCCTTTAGTCTTTGCGATTACCAATCTCGGTTCAGAATATGCCTACATCGCCTTCCTCACCCTCTATTACTGGTTAATTGACCCATGGACAGGTCGCCAGTTAGGTTTATTCCTAGGGATTAGTTATGGGTGTAATACAATACTCAAAGAACTATTTGACATACCTCGTCCCTTCGAGTTAAATCCAGACATCGCTTCTGCTGACGCGATCGCGACGAGTGAAAATGCCTCTTTTCCCAGTGGACACGTCCAAGGTTCAGCAACCTTTTGGATTTACTTATCGTTACACCACCACCGCCTATGGTTATGGGTATGGAGTCTAATTCTGCTCCCCTTAATTGCCATATCACGCCTCTACTTAGGGGTTCACTTTCCTCTCGATGTAGTCGCCGGATTAATTGTAGGTATTCTTTTTGCGGGGATAGGTACAGTCTGGTCTATTCCAGTTAAACCGAGGTTTATTGTTCGGGTTACAGTTGTCATCCTGACGTTTTTTCTAGCAACTGTATGGGAACATCTAGCGCGTTCTTTGGGAATCATTACAGGGTTTTTTCTCACCCAACCTAAGTTTACACCACCCTCCACTTGGAAAAGGCGATTGATCTTGGGCGGAATCGGTTTAACCTTAGTCTTAACCCTTTTTATCGGTTCAAGATGGATTTTAGGGGACTGGCGAAATCAAGGATGGGTCACTTATTGGCGCTATAGTCTCCTTACCCTATTTGCTACTGAGATTGTACCTAGACTACTTCATCGCCAAACGGGGTAA
- a CDS encoding class I SAM-dependent methyltransferase, giving the protein MSSRNNRIGEVLLKPIISVLIGQDQLQFYETINWQKQSERFRQTNLIYPDYYSQPNFHGIEGGYLNPIAAITYDTVTAYASPPNETRIREQLITTIENQPSRILDLGCGTGSTTLMLKQAFPEAVVIGLDLSPYMLIVADYKAEQAGLDIQWQHGLAEAAGFDDASFDLVTVSMVLHETPPQISQLIVQECCRLLEPGGQLIILDGNQRKLRYAHWLIELFREPYSKDYAAHSVEDWMIAAFFKQVRTDYVGWINQVTSGIKPIKKGCVKMVKVKS; this is encoded by the coding sequence ATGTCTAGCCGTAATAACCGAATAGGAGAAGTTTTATTGAAGCCAATCATAAGCGTCCTGATTGGTCAGGATCAACTTCAGTTCTATGAAACCATTAATTGGCAAAAGCAGAGTGAACGTTTCCGACAAACCAATCTCATTTATCCCGACTATTATAGCCAGCCCAACTTTCATGGTATTGAAGGCGGCTATCTTAATCCTATAGCAGCTATCACCTATGATACTGTGACAGCTTATGCTTCCCCACCCAATGAAACTCGGATTCGCGAACAGTTAATAACGACTATTGAGAATCAGCCCAGTAGAATTCTCGATCTCGGTTGCGGTACGGGTTCGACAACATTGATGTTAAAGCAGGCGTTTCCGGAAGCCGTTGTTATCGGATTGGATTTGTCTCCGTATATGCTGATTGTGGCAGACTACAAAGCAGAGCAAGCAGGGTTAGATATACAATGGCAGCATGGTTTAGCTGAAGCTGCGGGTTTTGATGATGCTTCGTTTGATTTAGTCACAGTCTCCATGGTATTACACGAAACGCCACCCCAGATTTCTCAGTTAATTGTACAAGAATGCTGTCGCTTGCTGGAACCTGGAGGACAATTGATTATTCTGGATGGAAATCAACGGAAACTTCGTTATGCTCACTGGTTGATAGAACTCTTTCGAGAACCTTATTCAAAAGACTATGCTGCTCATAGTGTCGAAGATTGGATGATAGCGGCTTTTTTTAAACAGGTGCGAACCGACTATGTGGGATGGATTAATCAAGTCACGTCTGGAATTAAGCCAATTAAAAAGGGTTGCGTGAAGATGGTAAAAGTTAAGTCGTAA